The genome window CGTCCCGTCGAAGCTAAATGAGCATGCTCAGGTCCCACACCTGGATAATCCAAACCAGCTGATACTGAATGGGCGGGTACAATCTGTCCGTTTTCATCTTGGATAATCAAAGTCTTGGTGCCATGTAGAAATCCAGGTTTACCCAAACTGATTGTTGCAGAATGATTCCCAGGAGTCTTATCTCTTCCACCAGCTTCCACGCCATACAATTTTACTTTTTTATCTCCAATAAAACCATAGAACATTCCAATCGCATTCGATCCACCACCAACACAGGCAACAACAGCATCCGGCAATTTGCCTTCCGATTTCTTGAATTGCTTGCGAGATTCCTTCCCAATGATTGATTGAAAATCTCTTACGATAGTTGGAAAAGGATGAGGACCAATTGCGGATCCGACTATATAATGAGTTGTTTTTACATTGAGTGCCCAATCCCTCATTGCTTCTGATGTAGCTTCTTTTAAGGTTGCTTCTCCAGCAGAGACTCCACGAACCGTTGCGCCCATCATCTTCATCTTGACTGCATTGAGTTCTTGGCGCTTGAGATCTACGTCACCCATATAAACCACTGTCTCAAAACCAAACATCGCACCAACTGTAGCTGTAGCAAGCCCATGTTGTCCGGCACCCGTCTCGGCTATAATTCTTTTCTTGCCCATATAACGAGCCATAAGTGCTTGTCCGATCGTATTATTGATTTTATGTGCTCCGGTATGATTGAGGTCTTCTCGCTTCAACCATACTCGAGCTCCACCCCAATGCCTTGTAAGATTCTCCGCATACATAAGTAAGGATGGGCGATTGACATAGTTTTTAAAATAATAATCAACTTGCTTTTTGAATTTTCTATTGTCTTTTAATTTTGCATAAACTCTTTCTAATTCTTCAAGAGCTTCAGTCAAAACTTCTGGCGCATAACGACCACCAAATTCTCCAAAATAACCTTCATCAAATTGCTTATAGAGTGTTCTATTCATGGTTGTTATCCTCCAATTCTTGATACAATTGAGTTCGAATTTTCAGTACTTCATCATACAGAGATTTCTCATCAGTAAATTGATGAAGGATTTCTTCACCGGTCTTGCGAACCAAAATTGAAATTTCAGCTTTTTCGAGAAATGCTTTACCAATCGTAATTCGAATGGGGAATCCGATCAACTCGGAATCCTTAAATTTAAAACCAGGGCCTAAGTCACGATCGTCCCAGAAAACATCCAATCCTTTGGAAACAAGTTCTTGATAGATTTTTTCTACTTTAGCAGTGTCTTCCTTTGCCTTAGTGATGCTGACAAGTGCTATTTCGAATGGAGCCACAGTAATGGGCCAGTGGATTCCTTTTTCATCATTGCATTGCTCAATGATTGTAGCCATGCATCGATTGACTCCAATTCCATAACAACCCATAGTAAGAATTTTTGTCTTACCATTTTGATCCAATACTTTGATGTCAAAAGCTTCCGTATATTTTTGACCAAGCTTAAATATATGTCCGACCTCGATACCTTTCTCTTCGTCAAGTCCAGTTCCACAATTCGGGCAAGGGTCATTTTTTCTAGTTAGGCTACAATCAATCGAATCGAATTGAGTATGACTTTTTCCCATTACAACAGATCGATAATGATAATCCAATTCGTTGGCACCGGCAACATAGCCAAGATTCGAATCAATACTCGCATCCAAAATTACGGTTAGATCGGAATGATAAGTCGCCTGAGGTCCAATAAATCCCGGAACCAGATTGTATTTTTCCAATTCTTTATTGCCCATTGGACGCAGCTCATTTGTTTTTAAATGGTTTCTTAGCTTGGCTTCATTGAGTTCACGATCCCCAAGTAAAAAAACCAAAATCGGCTTATCATCGGAAACAAGAGCTAGTGCTTTGATACAGTCTTTATCTTGCAGTCCAAGTGTAGTGGACACTTCCGAAATTGATTTAGCGTTTGGCGTAGAAGTTTTATCAGACTGAGAAAATTCAGCTAATGTAGATTTTGCGTTCGTGTTGTGAGAAATTAGCGGAGTTTTTTCAATATTACCATTGTATCCGCAACTTTTACAGATCATCAATGTTTCTTCGCCAATGGGACTCACGACCATGAATTCTTCAGAAGCAGATCCTCCCATATTTCCCGAATCGGCTTGAACTGGAATTGTTGACAAGCCCATTCTTTTAAAAATGGATCGATAGGTCGAACGCATCACTTGATATGTTTTATCAAGTGATTCATCATCAATATGATAGGAATAGGCATCCTTCATTGTGAATTCACGAGAACGAATCACACCAAATCTAGGTCGAATCTCGTCTCTAAATTTTGTATGGATCTGATAGACATTGATCGGCAAGTCTTTATAAGACTTTAACATAGGTTTAACGAGATTGCAGAAACTTTCTTCATGAGTCGGACCAAGACAATTCTCGTTGTCGTGGCGATCCTTGAGTCGAAACATTTCCTTGCCCATTTTGTCCCATCTTCCCGATACTTTCCAAAAATCTGCAGGAGTAAGAATAGGAAGTTGAAATTCGAGTGCACCAGATCTATCCATTTCTTCACGGACAATCTGTTCAATTTTTCTTAAGATCTTAAGCCCGAGAGGAAGATAAAAATACAATCCAGCACTGGATTTGCGGACAAGACCCGCGCGAATCATCAATTTATGAGATGCGACTACTGCATCTTGAGGGTCTTCTTTGGCAGTTGGAACGAGATAGGAACTTGCTTTCATCTAATTTACTCTATATATCAGAAGAAACGAAGTATATCATTGAAGGAAACAAAAATACCCAGACCAATCAAAAAGAAGAATCCAATTCTAAATATCGCTTCCATCACGCGCTTTGGCAATGGACGTCCGACCACGGCTTCGTATGCATACATTACGATATGTCCACCATCGGCTATGGGTATAGGTAAAAGATTCATGATCATAAGAGCTATAGATATCTTAGCTACAAGGTCTAGATATGTTCTCCATCCATATTCCAAACTGAGTCCTGCAATATGAACAATCCCGATTGGTCCAGAAAGATTTTCTTTGGGTGATAGCAAGCCGCTAAACAACATGCCAATGCCTTTTAAGGTAGTCGAAACATTC of Leptospira sp. GIMC2001 contains these proteins:
- the trpB gene encoding tryptophan synthase subunit beta, with the protein product MNRTLYKQFDEGYFGEFGGRYAPEVLTEALEELERVYAKLKDNRKFKKQVDYYFKNYVNRPSLLMYAENLTRHWGGARVWLKREDLNHTGAHKINNTIGQALMARYMGKKRIIAETGAGQHGLATATVGAMFGFETVVYMGDVDLKRQELNAVKMKMMGATVRGVSAGEATLKEATSEAMRDWALNVKTTHYIVGSAIGPHPFPTIVRDFQSIIGKESRKQFKKSEGKLPDAVVACVGGGSNAIGMFYGFIGDKKVKLYGVEAGGRDKTPGNHSATISLGKPGFLHGTKTLIIQDENGQIVPAHSVSAGLDYPGVGPEHAHLASTGRVSYANVDDDDALSSFLEVCKIEGIIPALETAHAFSFAKKLAKDLGKKKDILICLSGRGDKDAAEVYRLLGDI
- a CDS encoding proline--tRNA ligase, whose translation is MKASSYLVPTAKEDPQDAVVASHKLMIRAGLVRKSSAGLYFYLPLGLKILRKIEQIVREEMDRSGALEFQLPILTPADFWKVSGRWDKMGKEMFRLKDRHDNENCLGPTHEESFCNLVKPMLKSYKDLPINVYQIHTKFRDEIRPRFGVIRSREFTMKDAYSYHIDDESLDKTYQVMRSTYRSIFKRMGLSTIPVQADSGNMGGSASEEFMVVSPIGEETLMICKSCGYNGNIEKTPLISHNTNAKSTLAEFSQSDKTSTPNAKSISEVSTTLGLQDKDCIKALALVSDDKPILVFLLGDRELNEAKLRNHLKTNELRPMGNKELEKYNLVPGFIGPQATYHSDLTVILDASIDSNLGYVAGANELDYHYRSVVMGKSHTQFDSIDCSLTRKNDPCPNCGTGLDEEKGIEVGHIFKLGQKYTEAFDIKVLDQNGKTKILTMGCYGIGVNRCMATIIEQCNDEKGIHWPITVAPFEIALVSITKAKEDTAKVEKIYQELVSKGLDVFWDDRDLGPGFKFKDSELIGFPIRITIGKAFLEKAEISILVRKTGEEILHQFTDEKSLYDEVLKIRTQLYQELEDNNHE